GCGCAGCAGATGCCGCCCGGCCGTCAACCTGATTTTATGTTTGATGTTGGTTTCTTCTTTTAGCAGTTGATCATCGATGTAGATATTGCCCCAGGGCAAAACGTGTATTTCCAGAGTTCCGTAGAGGGGGGTAAACGCCACCTCAATCGTTCGTTTTTCGCCGGGCTGCAATTGCAGGTTCTTTTCAACGTTTTCGAAATTCGGTTTTATAAAAATAAGACGACGTTGTCCGGGCGCAATGCGAAGCGCGCCGGAATGCCGATCGATCTTTTGCGGTTTACGGTTGTCGATCTGCACCTCAAACGGCCACTGGCGGGATTGAATGGTAACCAGCGCCTCCTGTGGCTCGAGCCGTAGGTTCAGGTTCCAATTTTGTCTTTCGGGAACGGTAATCTGGCGTGTTAGCTCCTTAAAACCGGCTTTGCGGACGCGCAAATTTAAGGTTTGCCCGCTTTTTAAAACATAGCTGAGCGGAGTTTGCCCGATATGACGATTGTCCAGATACACATCGGCCTTTGAGGGGGTGGAGTTAAAGGTAACACGGGTTTCGCTGACTGGCTTGCTTTGCGGCACGGGAGCCAACGGTTTCGTCTGCGCTAATTTAGCGTCTTCTTTTACCGCAGCTTTGCGTAACAGGGCGATATCCAGCGCCAGATGTTGTCCGCCTTTTACCATTAGAGTGGAATCGTAGGACACAAAGCCCGCCTTTTCGATGCGTAAGGCGATGGACCCTTTCTGGATGGTCAAAGAATCGATGGGCGTTTGTCCGATGGGTTCGCCATTCATGTAAACCCGGGCGCCCGGCGGCCGGCTATGCAGGCTGAGCATGGTTACGGCCGATTGTGTGGACACGCTACCGGATGGAGGCGGCAACGAAATCAAATAGATAATAAACAGAATAATCAGGATCGGCAGCAGACTAATCAGCCACAACCGTTTGCTTTTTACCAGCTCGGTCATGCGCGTCAGTTGCGACATTTCGGAAAGGTCTTTGGCCTCTTCATCATCTTCTTCAGGGGAAACGGGCGGCGGCGTTTTTTCCACCGGAATCTCCGGCGCCAGAGAGACATCCGAAAAATCATCTTTGATGTCAAAGGCGTACCTGTCGAAATTAATTTCATCATCGATTTCGCTGCCGGCGGGACGTCCGTTCTCCAGTTTGTCTTTAAGCTTTTCTTTCAGTTCGGCCAATCGCTGCGCCATTTCCACCGCAGACTGAAAGCGGTCGTCCGGATTCTTTTCTATGGCCTTCATAATGAAAGCATCGAATTCCGGAGGAAGATAGGGGTTAAAGGTAGAAGGCCGGGGAAGCGGTTTGCGGACGATGGTCTCACGGATGTCGAAATCGGTTTGCGCCGGATCAAAGGGCACGGTGCCGGTGGCCATCTGGTAAATGGTAATGCCCAGAGAATAGATATCGGTTCGATGATCGGTTTCTTTGAGGCTTCGTACCTGTTCCGGCGACATGTAATACAGGGTGCCGCCCACAGCCGAAATATGCGTATGAATCAGCGAATTTTCCTGAATCTTGGCCAGGCCGAAATCGGTTACTTTTACCAGATTATCCTGGGTGAGCAAAATATTACTCGGTTTAATATCGCGATGCACAATACCGGCGGAATGGGCATGTTGCAAAGCCGACAGAATTTGCTCGCTGATTTCAATGACTTCTTTTAAAGGCAACGGCCGTTTACCTTTTAAGCGATCGCGCAGAGTGTCGCCCTCGATGTACTCCATGACGATGAACCACTGGCCATTGGCTTCCAGCAGATCGCTGATGCGCACAATGTGCGGATTTTCCAGCCGCGCCAGGGCGCGCGCTTCGGTTTTAAAACGGTTTAATAGCTTTTCGTTTAAGGAAAGGCCCGGCGCAATCATCTTAAGCGCAACGATTTTGTCGAGATGGGTATTCAAAGCCTTGAAAACAAGCCCCATCCCTCCCTGCCCCGCCGGCTCCAGGATGCGAAAGTGGCCAAAAACTTTTCCGATGAATTGTTGACTATTCATAAAACCATATCTGGGACGAAAGTGTATTTTTCGATTAAACTATCTTAATTTTCCAAACGATATATCCGACTTTTGTTCGTCTGTTTTAAAAAGAACTTTAGACAAATCTCTGGCGTTTTTTCTACGCCTGTGGTTTCTGGTTCGGCTTTGTTGTCTCTGTAATTAAATAGGTTCATGGTTTTGATTAGTAATGCGCATAATCTTTTAACAGATAATTTCGCACATAGTCCTCAATGCCGCGCTCCAGTGAGGCGAATTCTTTTTGATAGCCAGCCTTGCGCAGCTTTTCGATTCTGGCTTCGGTAAAGTATTGGTAGCGGTCGCGCAAATGTTCCGGCATATCAAAAAAGATAATTTCCGGCTTTTTGCCCATCGCGGCAAAGGTGGCGTTCACCAGGTCTAAAAACGAACGCGCCTTGCCGGAGCCCACGTTGAACAAACCGTTTTTGTCCGGATTTTGCAGAAAAAATAGAATCACTTCCAGCACATCTTTTACATAAACAAAATCGCGCAACTGTTCACCGTCTTTAAAATCTGGGCGGTGCGATTTAAAAAGCCGCACAGAACCCGTTTGCCGAATTTGATTAAAGGCCTTAAAAACCACGGAGGCCATATCGCCTTTAAAATACTCGTTGGGCCCGTAAACATTAAAGAACTTCAGGCCAACGATGTTTTTAAACCATCCCTCGCGCCGGGCTTTTAAGTCGAACAACTGTTTGGAATAGCCGTACATGTTCAGCGGACGCAGGCGATGGATGTTGTCTTCGTCGTCATCGTATCCTAACTCGCCCAGGCCATAGGTTGCGCCGGAGCTGGCATAGATGAAACGCGCTCCGTGGTTCATGGCAAACTGCGCCAGTTTTAAGGTGTAGCGATAGTTGTTTTCCATCAAGTAGTGTGCGTTGCGCTCGGTGGTGGCGCTACAGGCGCCCATGTGAATAATGGCTTCGATGTTGGCGGCGCCTTCCAGAAAATCGAACAATTGTTCTCGATCGAGGTAATCGACAAAATCGAGATGGCGAAGGTTTTTCCATTTGTCGTTTTCCCGCAAAACGTCTACCGCAATAATGTCGGTGATCCCTTCTTTATTCAAGCGGGACACCACGCAGCTTCCGATA
This sequence is a window from Caldithrix abyssi DSM 13497. Protein-coding genes within it:
- a CDS encoding serine/threonine-protein kinase; amino-acid sequence: MNSQQFIGKVFGHFRILEPAGQGGMGLVFKALNTHLDKIVALKMIAPGLSLNEKLLNRFKTEARALARLENPHIVRISDLLEANGQWFIVMEYIEGDTLRDRLKGKRPLPLKEVIEISEQILSALQHAHSAGIVHRDIKPSNILLTQDNLVKVTDFGLAKIQENSLIHTHISAVGGTLYYMSPEQVRSLKETDHRTDIYSLGITIYQMATGTVPFDPAQTDFDIRETIVRKPLPRPSTFNPYLPPEFDAFIMKAIEKNPDDRFQSAVEMAQRLAELKEKLKDKLENGRPAGSEIDDEINFDRYAFDIKDDFSDVSLAPEIPVEKTPPPVSPEEDDEEAKDLSEMSQLTRMTELVKSKRLWLISLLPILIILFIIYLISLPPPSGSVSTQSAVTMLSLHSRPPGARVYMNGEPIGQTPIDSLTIQKGSIALRIEKAGFVSYDSTLMVKGGQHLALDIALLRKAAVKEDAKLAQTKPLAPVPQSKPVSETRVTFNSTPSKADVYLDNRHIGQTPLSYVLKSGQTLNLRVRKAGFKELTRQITVPERQNWNLNLRLEPQEALVTIQSRQWPFEVQIDNRKPQKIDRHSGALRIAPGQRRLIFIKPNFENVEKNLQLQPGEKRTIEVAFTPLYGTLEIHVLPWGNIYIDDQLLKEETNIKHKIRLTAGRHLLRIENPAFSTIEKTVVIEPEKTIRLSYDFNRKIETRVLAFDVNKQPLFVQIVVDGRLTDKYTPAAIRLSPGFHRISVSKQGYKLVDGPAEVMIVPEEKKTLKFTLEKE
- the rfaD gene encoding ADP-glyceromanno-heptose 6-epimerase; translation: MIIVTGAAGFIGSCVVSRLNKEGITDIIAVDVLRENDKWKNLRHLDFVDYLDREQLFDFLEGAANIEAIIHMGACSATTERNAHYLMENNYRYTLKLAQFAMNHGARFIYASSGATYGLGELGYDDDEDNIHRLRPLNMYGYSKQLFDLKARREGWFKNIVGLKFFNVYGPNEYFKGDMASVVFKAFNQIRQTGSVRLFKSHRPDFKDGEQLRDFVYVKDVLEVILFFLQNPDKNGLFNVGSGKARSFLDLVNATFAAMGKKPEIIFFDMPEHLRDRYQYFTEARIEKLRKAGYQKEFASLERGIEDYVRNYLLKDYAHY